A genomic stretch from Pseudomonas mendocina includes:
- the dapC gene encoding succinyldiaminopimelate transaminase: MNDALNQLQPYPFEKLRALLGTVQAPADKTPIALSIGEPKHPAPAFVAEALSTNLGQLSVYPTTLGIPALREAMAAWAGRRFGLTTGAVDPARHILPVNGTREALFAFTQAVIKRSAPGEAPGLVVSPNPFYQIYEGAAFLAGAEPHYLPCLEAHGFNPDFDAVSDDIWQRCQILFLCSPGNPTGALIPVETLKKLIALADKFDFVIAADECYSELYFDEENPPAGLLTACAELGRSDFKRCVVFHSLSKRSNLPGLRSGFVAGDADILKAFLLYRTYHGCAMPVQTQLASVAAWNDETHVKANRDMYREKFDAVLAILEDVMDVKRPDGGFYLWAKTPTDDETFTRELFAHEHVTVVPGSYLSRNVNGTNPGAGRVRMALVAPLAECVEAAQRIRAFIERR, translated from the coding sequence ATGAACGACGCGCTGAATCAACTGCAACCTTATCCATTCGAAAAACTTCGCGCCCTGCTCGGCACCGTTCAGGCGCCAGCTGATAAAACCCCGATTGCCCTGTCTATCGGCGAACCCAAACACCCTGCTCCGGCCTTTGTTGCTGAAGCACTGAGCACCAATCTCGGCCAACTGTCTGTCTACCCGACCACACTGGGCATTCCAGCACTGCGTGAAGCCATGGCCGCTTGGGCTGGCCGTCGCTTTGGCCTGACCACAGGCGCAGTGGACCCGGCACGCCACATCTTGCCGGTCAATGGTACCCGCGAAGCCCTGTTCGCCTTCACTCAGGCAGTGATCAAACGCAGCGCTCCTGGTGAAGCGCCAGGCTTGGTGGTCAGCCCTAACCCCTTCTATCAGATCTATGAAGGCGCCGCTTTCCTAGCCGGGGCAGAGCCTCACTACCTGCCCTGCCTTGAGGCCCATGGCTTCAACCCGGACTTCGACGCTGTCAGTGATGATATTTGGCAACGCTGCCAGATCCTGTTCCTGTGCTCGCCCGGCAACCCAACTGGAGCCCTGATTCCGGTTGAGACACTGAAGAAACTAATTGCACTGGCGGATAAGTTCGACTTCGTTATCGCCGCTGATGAGTGCTATAGCGAGCTTTACTTCGACGAAGAAAACCCACCTGCCGGACTACTGACCGCTTGCGCCGAACTGGGCCGCAGCGACTTCAAGCGCTGCGTGGTGTTCCACAGCCTGTCTAAGCGCTCGAACCTGCCGGGGCTGCGCTCGGGCTTCGTAGCCGGGGATGCCGACATCCTCAAAGCCTTCCTGCTCTATCGCACCTACCACGGTTGCGCCATGCCGGTTCAAACCCAGCTGGCCAGCGTAGCGGCCTGGAACGACGAAACTCATGTCAAAGCCAACCGTGACATGTACCGTGAAAAGTTCGACGCCGTCCTGGCCATTCTTGAAGACGTCATGGATGTGAAACGCCCAGACGGTGGATTCTATCTGTGGGCCAAAACCCCGACCGATGATGAAACCTTCACCCGCGAGCTGTTTGCCCACGAGCACGTCACAGTTGTTCCCGGCTCATACCTGTCGCGCAACGTGAATGGCACCAACCCTGGTGCTGGCCGCGTACGCATGGCCCTAGTAGCGCCACTGGCTGAATGTGTTGAAGCTGCTCAACGCATTCGCGCCTTTATTGAGCGTCGCTAA
- a CDS encoding [protein-PII] uridylyltransferase — protein sequence MPQVDPELFDRGQFKAELALKSSPIAAFKKAIRQARETLDERFKQGREIRRLIEDRAWFVDQILTEAWQQFDWSKGAEIALLAVGGYGRGELHPYSDIDLLILLGGDDHETFREPIEQFLTLLWDIGLEVGQSVRSVSECAKEARNDLTVVTNLMESRTITGPEQLRQRMQSVTSNDVMWPSQQFYQAKRDEQRARHRKYNDTEYNLEPNVKGSPGGLRDIQTILWVARRHFGTLNLHAMVGQGFLLDNEYKLLAASKEFLWKVRYALHMLAGRAEDRLLFDHQSKVAALLGFEDADRKRSIERFMQKYYRVVMAIAELSELINQHFEEEILRSANSTPATPINSRFQLRNGFIEVTHPNVFKRTPFAILEAFVLMAQTPDAKGMSADSIRLLRDNRHLIDDDFRRDIRNTSLFIELFKSPQGIHRNLRRMNRYGILGLYLPEFGHIVGQMQHDLFHIYTVDAHTLNLIKHLRKFKWPELAEKFPLASKLIDELPKPELIYIAGLYHDIGKGRGGDHSEVGAVDADAFCKRHQLPVWDSKLIVWLVQHHLVMSTTAQRKDLSDPQVIFDFARLVGDQTRLDYLYVLTVADINATNPSLWNSWRASLLRQLYSETKRALRRGLENPLDREEQIRLTQNAALDILINENVDTDDTEQLWSQLGDDYFLRHSASDVAWHSQAILQHGDNSDPLVLIKEPSEREFEGGTQIFIYAQDQHDFFAVTVAAMAQLNLNIHDARILTSTSQFTLDTYIVLDAEGGSIGDNPERQEQIRQGLIDALKNPDDYPNIIQRRVPRQLKHFAFAPEVTIHNDAHRPVTILEVTAPDRPGLLARIGRIFLDFDLSVQNAKIATLGERVEDVFFITDANNQPLSDPELCLRLQETVIEQLSDNSDQQPNSFRI from the coding sequence ATGCCGCAGGTAGATCCTGAACTCTTCGACCGTGGCCAGTTCAAGGCTGAATTGGCACTTAAAAGCAGCCCCATCGCCGCATTCAAAAAAGCCATCCGCCAAGCCCGTGAAACCCTCGATGAGCGTTTCAAGCAAGGCCGCGAGATACGCCGACTGATTGAAGATCGGGCTTGGTTTGTCGATCAGATTCTGACTGAAGCCTGGCAGCAGTTTGACTGGAGCAAAGGCGCCGAAATTGCCCTTCTTGCTGTCGGGGGATATGGCCGCGGCGAGCTGCACCCCTATTCAGATATCGACCTGCTAATCCTGCTGGGGGGTGATGACCATGAAACCTTCCGCGAACCCATTGAGCAATTTCTCACTTTACTGTGGGACATTGGTCTTGAAGTTGGCCAAAGTGTCCGCTCCGTTAGTGAGTGCGCCAAGGAAGCACGCAATGACCTAACAGTGGTCACCAACCTGATGGAAAGCCGGACAATTACCGGCCCAGAGCAGCTCCGTCAGCGTATGCAGAGCGTTACCAGCAACGATGTCATGTGGCCTAGCCAGCAGTTTTATCAGGCCAAGCGCGATGAACAGCGCGCCCGGCATCGTAAATACAACGACACCGAATACAACCTGGAACCCAACGTAAAAGGCTCCCCCGGCGGCCTTCGCGACATCCAAACCATCCTGTGGGTGGCGCGCCGCCACTTTGGCACCCTCAACCTGCATGCTATGGTCGGGCAAGGTTTTTTGCTTGATAACGAGTACAAACTCTTAGCTGCCAGCAAAGAGTTTCTGTGGAAGGTGCGTTACGCACTGCACATGCTTGCTGGCCGTGCCGAAGATCGATTGCTGTTCGATCATCAAAGCAAAGTAGCAGCCCTGCTCGGCTTTGAAGACGCCGACCGTAAGCGCAGTATTGAGCGCTTTATGCAGAAATATTACCGGGTCGTCATGGCTATCGCCGAACTCAGCGAACTCATTAATCAGCACTTTGAAGAAGAGATTCTGCGTTCTGCAAATTCGACACCCGCCACGCCAATCAACAGTCGTTTCCAGTTACGCAACGGGTTTATCGAAGTCACCCACCCGAATGTGTTCAAGCGCACCCCCTTTGCCATTCTTGAAGCATTCGTGCTGATGGCACAAACCCCGGATGCCAAGGGCATGTCCGCCGACAGCATTCGCCTGCTGCGGGACAACCGTCATTTGATCGACGACGATTTCCGTCGCGATATCCGCAATACCAGCCTGTTTATCGAGCTGTTCAAAAGTCCCCAGGGTATCCACCGCAATCTGCGTCGAATGAACCGCTATGGCATTCTGGGCCTGTATTTGCCGGAGTTTGGGCACATTGTTGGCCAGATGCAGCATGATCTTTTCCACATCTATACCGTAGATGCTCACACGCTCAACCTGATTAAGCACCTGCGTAAATTCAAATGGCCGGAGTTGGCCGAAAAATTCCCGCTGGCCAGCAAGCTGATTGATGAGTTGCCCAAACCTGAACTGATCTATATAGCCGGCCTTTATCACGATATTGGCAAAGGCCGTGGTGGCGACCATTCTGAAGTCGGCGCTGTGGACGCAGACGCCTTCTGCAAACGTCATCAGTTGCCTGTCTGGGACTCAAAACTGATTGTCTGGCTGGTTCAACACCATCTGGTGATGTCCACCACCGCCCAGCGCAAGGACCTTTCTGACCCTCAAGTGATCTTCGACTTCGCCCGCTTGGTTGGCGACCAGACGCGCCTGGACTACCTCTACGTCCTCACCGTGGCGGATATCAACGCCACCAACCCAAGCCTGTGGAACTCTTGGCGGGCCAGCCTGCTTCGCCAGCTGTACAGCGAAACCAAACGTGCTTTGCGCCGGGGCTTGGAAAACCCGCTGGACCGTGAGGAGCAAATTCGCCTGACGCAGAATGCTGCACTGGATATCCTCATTAACGAGAATGTTGACACTGACGATACCGAGCAACTGTGGTCGCAACTTGGGGATGATTATTTCCTGCGGCATAGCGCCAGCGACGTTGCATGGCACAGCCAGGCAATTCTCCAACACGGCGATAACAGCGATCCTCTAGTGCTGATCAAAGAGCCTAGTGAACGCGAGTTTGAAGGCGGCACGCAGATCTTCATTTATGCTCAGGATCAGCATGATTTCTTCGCTGTGACCGTGGCAGCCATGGCCCAGCTCAATCTGAACATTCACGACGCCCGGATTTTGACCTCCACCAGCCAATTCACCCTCGATACGTACATCGTGCTGGACGCTGAAGGAGGCTCAATTGGCGATAACCCCGAGCGGCAGGAGCAAATCCGCCAGGGCCTGATTGATGCACTGAAAAATCCGGACGACTACCCGAATATCATTCAACGTCGTGTGCCGCGCCAGCTCAAGCACTTTGCCTTTGCCCCAGAAGTCACCATCCATAACGATGCGCACCGTCCGGTGACCATCCTAGAAGTGACGGCACCTGACCGCCCCGGTCTACTGGCCCGTATCGGGCGAATCTTTCTCGATTTCGACTTGTCCGTGCAGAACGCCAAGATTGCAACGTTAGGAGAACGGGTTGAGGACGTTTTCTTCATCACCGACGCCAACAATCAGCCTCTGTCAGACCCTGAACTCTGCCTGCGACTGCAAGAGACCGTGATCGAGCAGTTGTCCGATAACAGTGACCAGCAACCCAACAGTTTCCGTATTTAA
- the map gene encoding type I methionyl aminopeptidase, which translates to MTVTIKTPDEIEKMRVAGRLAAEVLEMIGEHVKPGVTTEELDRICHDHIVNVQKAIPAPLNYKGFPKSICTSINHVVCHGIPNDKPLKDGDILNIDITVIKDGYHGDTSKMFVVGTAPEWALRLNQITQECLYKGIQLVKPGARLGDIGEVIQKHAEKNGFSVVREYCGHGIGAVFHEEPQVLHYGRAGTGLELKEGMTFTIEPMLNQGRPETRLLGDGWTAITKDRKLSAQWEHTILVTADGYEILTLRSDDTIARTSA; encoded by the coding sequence ATGACCGTCACAATCAAAACGCCAGATGAAATCGAGAAAATGCGCGTAGCCGGTCGTCTGGCCGCAGAAGTTCTGGAAATGATTGGCGAACACGTCAAGCCCGGCGTGACCACCGAAGAACTGGACCGAATCTGCCACGACCATATTGTAAATGTTCAGAAAGCCATACCCGCTCCGCTGAACTACAAAGGCTTTCCCAAGTCGATTTGCACGTCTATCAACCACGTAGTGTGCCACGGCATTCCGAATGACAAGCCACTGAAAGATGGAGACATCCTTAATATCGACATCACCGTCATTAAGGATGGCTATCACGGCGACACCAGCAAGATGTTCGTGGTTGGCACTGCTCCCGAGTGGGCTCTACGTTTAAACCAGATCACCCAGGAGTGCCTCTATAAAGGCATCCAGCTGGTTAAACCAGGCGCCCGCCTTGGGGATATCGGTGAAGTGATTCAGAAACACGCTGAGAAAAATGGCTTTTCCGTCGTCCGTGAATATTGTGGCCACGGCATTGGTGCCGTTTTCCACGAAGAGCCTCAGGTTCTGCACTACGGCCGTGCTGGTACTGGCCTTGAATTAAAAGAAGGCATGACCTTCACGATCGAGCCGATGCTAAACCAAGGCCGCCCAGAAACCCGTTTACTGGGTGATGGCTGGACCGCCATTACCAAAGACCGCAAATTATCTGCACAGTGGGAGCACACCATTCTGGTCACTGCTGATGGCTATGAAATCCTCACTTTGCGCAGCGACGACACCATCGCCCGCACCTCTGCCTGA
- the rpsB gene encoding 30S ribosomal protein S2 encodes MSQVTMRDMLKAGVHFGHQTRYWNPKMGKYIFGARNKIHIINLEQTLPMFNEALSFVEKLAAGKNKILFVGTKRSAGKIVAEEAARCGSPYVDHRWLGGMLTNYKTIRASIKRLRDLETQSQDGTFAKLTKKEALMRSRDLEKLDRSLGGIKDMGGLPDALFVIDVDHERIAITEANKLGIPVIGVVDTNSSPEGVDYVIPGNDDAIRAIQLYMGAMADAVIRGRGNAGVAAEEFVEQAPAAEAAEG; translated from the coding sequence ATGTCCCAAGTCACTATGCGCGATATGCTGAAGGCCGGTGTGCACTTCGGCCACCAGACCCGTTACTGGAACCCGAAAATGGGCAAGTACATTTTCGGTGCGCGCAACAAGATTCACATCATCAACCTTGAGCAAACTCTGCCGATGTTCAACGAAGCTCTGTCCTTCGTTGAGAAGCTGGCTGCTGGCAAGAACAAGATCCTGTTCGTTGGTACCAAGCGTTCTGCTGGTAAGATCGTTGCTGAAGAAGCTGCACGTTGTGGTTCTCCGTACGTTGATCACCGCTGGTTGGGCGGCATGCTGACCAACTACAAAACCATCCGTGCTTCCATCAAGCGTCTGCGTGACCTGGAGACTCAGTCTCAGGACGGCACTTTCGCTAAGCTGACCAAGAAAGAAGCTCTGATGCGCAGCCGTGATCTGGAAAAACTGGATCGCAGCCTGGGCGGTATCAAAGACATGGGCGGTCTGCCTGACGCTCTGTTCGTGATCGACGTTGATCACGAGCGCATTGCTATTACTGAAGCTAACAAGCTGGGCATCCCGGTCATCGGCGTTGTCGATACCAACAGCAGCCCAGAGGGTGTTGACTACGTTATCCCTGGTAACGACGACGCCATTCGCGCAATCCAGCTGTACATGGGTGCAATGGCTGACGCTGTTATCCGTGGCCGTGGTAACGCAGGTGTTGCTGCTGAAGAGTTCGTTGAGCAGGCACCGGCTGCTGAAGCTGCTGAAGGCTGA
- the tsf gene encoding translation elongation factor Ts produces the protein MAEITAALVKELRERTGEGMMDCKKALTKAGGDIEKAIDDMRASGAIKAAKKAGNVAAEGAIGIKEDGKTAVIIEVNSQTDFLALQDDFKNFVSASIDKAFADGITEVEALIAAQEEARLALVAKTGENVNIRRLARIEGDVLGSYLHGNKIGVVVVLKGGNADLAKDIAMHVAASNPEFLLPSEVSAEAIEREKGVFLSLNEDKMKGKPAEIVEKMIAGRITKFLAEASLVEQPFVKNPEVTVGTLAKQGGAEIVSFTYFKVGEGIEKPVDNFAEEVAAQVAAASKQ, from the coding sequence ATGGCAGAGATTACTGCAGCGTTGGTTAAAGAACTGCGTGAGCGTACCGGCGAAGGCATGATGGATTGCAAAAAGGCCCTGACCAAGGCTGGCGGCGACATCGAGAAAGCCATTGACGATATGCGTGCTTCCGGCGCGATCAAAGCAGCCAAGAAAGCAGGCAACGTTGCCGCTGAAGGTGCTATCGGCATCAAGGAAGACGGTAAGACTGCCGTTATCATCGAAGTTAACTCGCAGACTGACTTCCTGGCTCTGCAAGATGATTTCAAAAACTTCGTATCTGCCAGCATCGACAAAGCGTTTGCTGACGGCATCACTGAAGTTGAAGCGCTGATCGCTGCTCAAGAAGAAGCGCGTCTGGCACTGGTTGCCAAGACTGGTGAGAACGTAAACATCCGTCGTCTGGCCCGTATCGAGGGTGACGTTCTGGGTTCTTACCTGCATGGCAACAAAATCGGTGTTGTTGTTGTACTGAAAGGCGGCAACGCTGATCTGGCTAAAGACATCGCCATGCACGTAGCAGCCAGCAACCCTGAGTTCCTGCTGCCTTCCGAAGTTTCTGCTGAAGCCATTGAGCGCGAAAAAGGCGTGTTCCTGAGCCTCAACGAAGACAAGATGAAGGGCAAGCCAGCTGAAATCGTTGAGAAGATGATTGCTGGTCGTATCACCAAGTTCCTGGCTGAGGCCAGCTTGGTTGAGCAGCCATTCGTTAAGAACCCGGAAGTGACCGTTGGTACTCTGGCTAAGCAGGGTGGCGCTGAAATCGTTTCCTTCACCTACTTCAAAGTAGGCGAGGGCATCGAGAAGCCGGTTGATAACTTCGCTGAAGAAGTTGCTGCACAAGTAGCGGCTGCCAGCAAGCAGTAA
- the pyrH gene encoding UMP kinase: MAQQIAGRQPRYKRILLKLSGEALMGSEDFGIDPKVLDRMALEVGQLVGIGVQVGLVIGGGNLFRGAALSAAGMDRVTGDHMGMLATVMNALAMRDALERSNIPAIVMSAISMVGVTDHYDRRKAMRHLKTGEVVIFAAGTGNPFFTTDSAACLRAIEIDADVVLKATKVDGVYTADPFKDPHAEKFDRLTYDEVLDRKLGVMDLTAICLCRDHAMPLRVFNMNKPGALLNVVVGGAEGTLIEEETNDQ, translated from the coding sequence ATGGCTCAGCAAATAGCTGGTCGTCAACCGCGCTACAAGCGCATTCTTCTCAAACTTAGCGGCGAGGCCCTGATGGGGTCGGAAGATTTTGGCATTGATCCCAAGGTGCTGGATCGCATGGCGTTGGAAGTCGGCCAATTGGTAGGCATCGGCGTTCAGGTCGGTCTGGTAATCGGTGGTGGCAACCTATTCCGCGGTGCGGCGCTAAGTGCTGCAGGCATGGATCGCGTGACTGGCGACCATATGGGGATGCTGGCTACTGTGATGAATGCCTTGGCCATGCGCGATGCGCTTGAGCGGTCTAATATTCCGGCCATTGTGATGTCGGCCATTTCCATGGTTGGTGTAACGGATCACTACGATCGCCGTAAAGCTATGCGTCACCTGAAAACAGGTGAGGTGGTTATCTTTGCTGCGGGTACCGGTAACCCTTTCTTCACCACTGATTCGGCTGCATGTCTGCGTGCAATTGAGATTGATGCAGATGTTGTTCTCAAGGCGACCAAAGTGGATGGCGTTTATACTGCCGATCCGTTTAAAGACCCGCATGCAGAGAAATTCGATCGTCTGACCTATGACGAAGTGCTGGATCGCAAGCTGGGTGTGATGGATCTGACCGCAATTTGCCTCTGTCGCGATCACGCAATGCCGTTGCGCGTATTCAATATGAACAAGCCTGGTGCGCTGCTGAATGTTGTAGTTGGCGGTGCTGAAGGCACTCTCATCGAGGAAGAAACCAATGATCAATGA
- the frr gene encoding ribosome recycling factor produces the protein MINEIKKDAQARMQKSLESLSHAFSRIRTGQAHPSILAGVMVPYYGADTPINQVASVTVKDSRTLQVVAFERNMLAAVDKAIQSSGLGFNPTNLGELLLVTMPALTEETRRGFTKQARDAAEDARVAVRNIRRDALSQVKDLVKEKEISEDEERRAADEIQKITDKFVGEIDAAVKQKEADLMAV, from the coding sequence ATGATCAATGAGATTAAGAAAGACGCCCAGGCGCGCATGCAGAAGAGCTTGGAGTCTCTTTCACACGCTTTCAGTCGTATTCGTACTGGTCAGGCCCACCCTAGCATCCTGGCTGGCGTTATGGTGCCTTACTATGGCGCTGATACCCCGATCAATCAGGTTGCCAGCGTTACTGTTAAAGATTCGCGCACCCTTCAGGTGGTTGCGTTCGAGCGCAACATGTTGGCCGCTGTGGATAAGGCTATTCAGAGTTCTGGTTTGGGCTTCAACCCGACCAACCTGGGTGAGCTGCTTCTGGTAACCATGCCGGCGCTGACTGAAGAGACCCGTCGTGGCTTCACCAAACAAGCGCGTGATGCTGCTGAAGATGCTCGCGTTGCTGTGCGCAACATTCGCCGTGACGCCCTGAGCCAGGTCAAAGATTTGGTCAAGGAGAAGGAGATCAGCGAAGACGAAGAACGTCGTGCAGCTGATGAAATCCAGAAGATCACCGACAAGTTCGTGGGTGAGATTGATGCAGCGGTTAAGCAAAAAGAAGCGGATCTGATGGCCGTATAA
- the uppS gene encoding polyprenyl diphosphate synthase, giving the protein MDKTNKASQAAVPRHVAIIMDGNNRWAKKRLLPGVAGHKAGVDAVRAVIEVCAEAGVEVLTLFAFSSENWQRPADEVSALMELFLGALRREAKKLDANDISLRIIGDRSRFHPELQAAMREAEVQTAGERRFVLQVAANYGGQWDIAQAAQRLAREVQGGHLRPEDITPELLQSCLVTGDLPLPDLCIRTGGEHRISNFLLWQLAYTELYFSDLYWPDFKHDAMRTALADFASRQRRFGKTSEQVAAEART; this is encoded by the coding sequence ATGGATAAGACCAATAAAGCTAGCCAGGCTGCAGTGCCGCGGCATGTGGCAATCATCATGGATGGCAACAACCGCTGGGCGAAGAAGCGCCTTCTGCCCGGCGTGGCCGGTCACAAAGCCGGTGTTGATGCTGTTCGTGCTGTGATTGAGGTGTGTGCAGAGGCTGGTGTTGAGGTGCTGACGCTGTTCGCGTTCTCCAGTGAGAACTGGCAGCGTCCGGCGGATGAAGTCAGTGCGCTGATGGAGTTGTTTCTCGGTGCGCTGCGCAGGGAAGCTAAAAAGCTGGATGCCAATGACATCAGTCTGCGTATCATTGGTGATCGCTCGCGTTTCCACCCTGAGTTGCAAGCGGCTATGCGTGAGGCTGAGGTCCAGACTGCCGGGGAGCGCCGCTTTGTGCTGCAGGTAGCTGCGAATTATGGTGGTCAGTGGGATATCGCTCAGGCAGCGCAGCGCCTTGCGCGTGAGGTGCAGGGCGGGCATCTACGACCTGAGGATATAACGCCGGAGCTCTTGCAGAGCTGCTTAGTAACGGGTGATCTGCCGCTGCCTGATCTGTGCATTCGCACGGGCGGGGAGCATCGCATAAGCAACTTCCTGTTGTGGCAACTGGCCTACACTGAGTTGTATTTCTCCGACCTTTACTGGCCGGATTTCAAACATGACGCTATGCGTACAGCGCTGGCTGATTTTGCAAGTCGCCAGCGACGCTTTGGCAAGACGAGCGAGCAGGTGGCGGCTGAGGCACGCACTTAA
- a CDS encoding phosphatidate cytidylyltransferase: MLKQRIITALFMLPVALCGFFLLNSGWFALFIGAVVTVGAWEWARLAGFESQLMRVVYSLLVAGALAILYLVPQLAGWVLLLGVVWWVIATLLVLNYPSSSRSWSSPVTRLLIGLLILLPAWQGLVLFKQWPESNALILAVMVLVWGADIGAYFAGRRFGKRKLAPQVSPGKSWEGVYGGLLATLLICLAVAFYRDWSLGGTLLAMAGTVVIVLISVVGDLTESMFKRQAGLKDSSNLLPGHGGILDRIDSLTAAIPVFAALLWLSAWGSV; this comes from the coding sequence ATGCTAAAACAACGAATCATCACGGCACTGTTTATGTTGCCGGTGGCTTTGTGCGGTTTCTTTTTGCTGAATAGTGGCTGGTTTGCCTTATTCATTGGTGCGGTGGTGACTGTTGGCGCTTGGGAGTGGGCGCGCCTCGCTGGCTTCGAAAGTCAGTTAATGCGCGTTGTTTATTCACTGCTTGTGGCTGGGGCGCTGGCTATTCTTTACTTGGTTCCGCAGTTGGCTGGCTGGGTGTTGCTGCTCGGTGTGGTGTGGTGGGTAATAGCCACGCTGCTGGTCTTGAATTATCCGTCCAGTAGCCGTTCCTGGAGCTCGCCGGTGACTAGGCTGCTTATTGGTTTGCTGATTCTGCTTCCTGCTTGGCAAGGGCTTGTCCTGTTCAAGCAGTGGCCAGAGTCTAATGCGCTTATTCTTGCGGTCATGGTGTTGGTCTGGGGTGCGGATATCGGTGCTTATTTTGCCGGGCGTCGCTTTGGTAAGCGCAAGCTTGCTCCGCAAGTCAGTCCTGGTAAAAGTTGGGAGGGCGTCTATGGCGGTCTACTGGCAACGTTACTTATATGCTTGGCTGTCGCTTTCTATCGTGACTGGTCTTTAGGTGGCACGTTGCTGGCTATGGCGGGTACTGTGGTGATTGTATTGATTTCTGTTGTGGGTGATCTGACTGAAAGTATGTTCAAGCGTCAGGCTGGCCTGAAAGACAGCAGTAATCTACTGCCAGGGCATGGCGGCATTCTGGATCGTATTGATAGTCTGACGGCTGCAATCCCTGTGTTTGCGGCGCTATTGTGGTTGTCTGCTTGGGGTTCGGTGTGA
- the ispC gene encoding 1-deoxy-D-xylulose-5-phosphate reductoisomerase produces MSHLQQITVLGATGSIGLSTLDVIVRHPDRYRVFALTGYSRVDELRELCRVHHPRFAVLPDESAAAALQKSLQGEGLATEVLHGEKGLCQVASHEDVDTVMAAIVGSAGLAPTLAAVEAGKKVLLANKEALVMSGALFMQAVKRNSAVLLPIDSEHNAIYQCLPTDYGRGMAAVGVRRILLTASGGPFRQMPAQQLHDVTLEQACAHPNWAMGRKISIDSASMMNKGLELIEACWLFDVLPTQVEVVVHPQSIIHSLVDYVDGSVLAQLGNPDMRTPIAHALAWPERIDSGVAPLDLFAIARLDFEAPDEQRFPCLRLARESAQAGGTAPAMLNAANEVAVQAFIDGRIRFTQIPAMIESVLQAEPVRAADSLELVLAADKQARELARRWLSQH; encoded by the coding sequence GTGAGTCATTTACAGCAGATAACCGTATTGGGAGCTACGGGCTCGATTGGCCTGAGCACTCTGGATGTCATTGTCCGTCACCCTGATCGCTATCGTGTCTTTGCATTGACTGGTTACAGTCGGGTAGATGAACTGCGCGAACTATGCCGCGTCCATCACCCGCGTTTTGCTGTATTGCCCGATGAGTCAGCGGCAGCTGCTTTGCAGAAATCGCTCCAAGGCGAAGGGCTTGCAACTGAGGTGCTTCATGGTGAGAAGGGCCTGTGCCAAGTTGCTTCTCATGAAGATGTGGATACGGTTATGGCGGCGATTGTGGGGTCTGCAGGTCTGGCACCTACATTGGCGGCTGTTGAGGCTGGTAAGAAGGTCTTGTTAGCCAATAAAGAGGCGCTGGTTATGTCTGGCGCGCTTTTTATGCAGGCGGTTAAGCGCAATAGTGCGGTTTTGTTGCCGATCGACAGTGAGCATAATGCTATTTATCAGTGTCTTCCGACTGACTACGGTCGTGGTATGGCTGCGGTCGGTGTTAGACGTATCCTGCTGACCGCATCTGGTGGTCCATTTCGGCAAATGCCTGCTCAGCAGTTGCATGACGTTACTCTTGAGCAGGCCTGTGCCCATCCAAACTGGGCAATGGGCCGCAAGATATCCATCGACTCGGCCAGTATGATGAATAAAGGTCTAGAGTTGATTGAGGCCTGCTGGTTGTTTGATGTATTGCCTACGCAGGTGGAGGTTGTGGTTCATCCGCAGAGCATTATCCACTCGTTGGTTGACTACGTAGATGGCTCTGTTCTGGCGCAGTTGGGTAACCCTGATATGCGTACACCCATTGCACATGCATTGGCTTGGCCAGAGCGGATTGATTCCGGTGTGGCACCACTGGATCTGTTTGCTATTGCCCGTTTGGATTTTGAGGCGCCTGATGAGCAGCGTTTCCCATGCCTGCGTCTGGCTCGCGAATCTGCCCAGGCAGGGGGAACAGCTCCGGCCATGCTCAATGCTGCCAATGAAGTAGCCGTTCAAGCCTTTATCGACGGGCGTATTCGCTTTACCCAAATCCCAGCTATGATCGAGAGCGTTTTACAGGCTGAGCCTGTGCGCGCTGCGGACAGCCTAGAGTTGGTGTTGGCGGCTGATAAGCAAGCGCGTGAGCTGGCTCGTCGGTGGTTAAGTCAGCACTAA